From Coffea arabica cultivar ET-39 chromosome 10e, Coffea Arabica ET-39 HiFi, whole genome shotgun sequence, one genomic window encodes:
- the LOC113713062 gene encoding subtilisin-like protease SBT3.17: MKKSHIFLFSTVSLTFLLVFLSFPSISMADSEIPSSSEAKVHIVYTERPQDQEPEDYHIKTLSSVLGSEEAAKKALVYSYKHAASGFSAKLTPGQVAELSKQPGVLQVVESQKLHLHSGPTKLHV; this comes from the exons ATGAAGAAAAGCCATATCTTCTTATTCTCAACAGTTTCATTAACCTTTCTTCTGGTATTCCTGAGCTTTCCCTCAATTTCAATGGCTGATTCAGAAATCCCATCATCATCTGAGGCCAAGGTCCACATAGTTTATACCGAGAGACCCCAAGATCAAGAACCTGAGGATTACCATATCAAGACTCTTTCCTCTGTTCTTGGCAg tgaGGAGGCTGCAAAGAAGGCTTTGGTGTACAGTTATAAACATGCTGCCAGTGGGTTCTCTGCTAAGCTGACTCCTGGACAGGTTGCTGAGCTCTCAA AACAACCAGGAGTGCTGCAAGTTGTCGAAAGCCAGAAACTTCACCTTCATTCTGGACCTACGAAGCTGCACGTGTGA